A genomic segment from bacterium encodes:
- the secY gene encoding preprotein translocase subunit SecY, which translates to MIEKIQNIFKVKELRERILFTLGILIIYRIGSHVPTPGIDAALLQQFFTNQAGTLFGMFDMFVGGAFQKATIFSLGIMPYISASIIIQLLTPIFPYFQRLAKEGEEGRRKITQYTRYGTVAIGLMQSFGVAVWLQSLQPEPGISVVVNPGVGFIMLCMITFTAGTIFIMWLGEKITERGIGNGISLIIFIGIIATFPRAVIDSFTDIQSGARSIFSELFLLILMIATIAAIVVVTRAQRKIPVQHAKRIVGRKVMGGVTTHLPLSVNTAGVIPIIFAQSIMFAPATLLTLFPQSDFVQNFVSYLQPGEIVYSVVYGLIIVFFAYFYTAIVVNPIDMADNMKKQGAFIPGIRPGRSTAEYIDRVLTRITLPGAIFFAVIAVMPYILIKAFDVKYYFGGTGILIVVGVALDTLQQVESHLIMRHYEGFMKQGRIKGRSAL; encoded by the coding sequence GTGATCGAGAAAATACAGAATATCTTTAAGGTCAAAGAGCTGAGGGAGAGGATTCTTTTCACCCTCGGCATTTTGATTATATACCGCATCGGCAGTCACGTACCGACTCCGGGTATTGATGCAGCATTGCTGCAGCAGTTTTTCACCAATCAGGCCGGGACTCTTTTCGGCATGTTTGACATGTTCGTCGGCGGCGCTTTCCAGAAAGCGACGATTTTTTCGCTGGGTATCATGCCGTACATTTCGGCATCGATTATCATTCAGTTGCTGACGCCGATTTTCCCGTATTTCCAGCGCCTCGCCAAGGAAGGTGAAGAAGGCCGCCGGAAAATCACGCAGTATACGCGTTACGGCACCGTAGCGATTGGTTTAATGCAGTCGTTTGGTGTTGCTGTTTGGTTGCAATCACTTCAGCCCGAACCGGGCATTTCCGTTGTCGTGAATCCCGGCGTAGGGTTTATTATGCTGTGCATGATCACCTTCACAGCTGGAACGATATTCATTATGTGGTTGGGTGAAAAGATCACCGAGCGCGGTATCGGCAACGGTATTTCGCTGATTATTTTCATCGGCATTATTGCAACGTTTCCGCGCGCTGTTATTGATTCGTTTACCGACATTCAGTCGGGAGCACGTTCGATATTCAGCGAGTTGTTCCTGTTAATTCTGATGATCGCGACAATCGCAGCGATTGTTGTCGTCACTCGCGCACAGCGCAAAATTCCGGTCCAGCATGCAAAGCGCATCGTTGGCCGCAAGGTAATGGGTGGTGTCACCACACATCTGCCGCTATCGGTTAATACCGCCGGCGTCATTCCGATTATCTTTGCCCAGTCGATCATGTTTGCTCCGGCAACTCTGTTGACTCTGTTCCCGCAGTCCGATTTCGTGCAGAACTTTGTCAGTTATTTGCAGCCCGGAGAGATTGTTTATAGTGTCGTTTATGGCTTGATCATTGTGTTCTTTGCTTACTTCTACACCGCTATCGTTGTCAATCCGATTGACATGGCGGATAACATGAAGAAGCAAGGCGCATTTATTCCGGGTATTCGTCCGGGTCGAAGCACGGCTGAGTATATTGACCGTGTGCTTACCCGCATTACGCTGCCCGGAGCCATTTTCTTCGCGGTCATCGCTGTGATGCCGTATATTTTGATTAAGGCGTTTGATGTCAAGTACTACTTCGGTGGTACAGGCATTCTGATTGTGGTCGGCGTTGCTCTTGACACGCTGCAGCAGGTTGAGTCGCATTTGATTATGCGGCACTATGAAGGCTTCATGAAGCAGGGCAGAATCAAGGGCCGCTCGGCGCTATGA
- the rpsK gene encoding 30S ribosomal protein S11 yields MANPKPKGKKKKARRIDPMGVAHIQSTFNNTIISICDSTGGVIAWSSAGKSGFKGSKKSTPFAAQLAATSSAKEAIDQGLRKIEVWVKGPGSGREAAIRSLQAAGLEITAIKDVTPIPHNGCRPPKRRRV; encoded by the coding sequence TTGGCTAATCCGAAACCAAAAGGTAAGAAGAAGAAAGCGCGCCGCATCGATCCGATGGGTGTGGCTCATATTCAGTCGACGTTTAACAATACGATCATTTCGATCTGCGATTCCACCGGTGGTGTGATTGCCTGGTCGTCGGCCGGAAAATCCGGATTCAAGGGTTCGAAGAAATCGACGCCGTTTGCGGCTCAGCTGGCAGCGACTTCTTCAGCCAAGGAAGCAATCGATCAGGGTCTGCGTAAAATCGAAGTTTGGGTCAAGGGACCGGGTTCCGGTCGCGAGGCGGCGATTCGTTCACTTCAGGCGGCTGGTCTTGAGATCACCGCTATTAAGGATGTCACTCCGATTCCTCACAACGGCTGCCGTCC
- the rpsM gene encoding 30S ribosomal protein S13, which produces MARIAGVDLPREKRLEIALTYIFGLGPASAREILKKTGINPDLRVHKMTEEDVAKLRSVIENDYRVEGVLRSEVAMNIKRLIDIGSYRGLRHRRGLPLRGQRTKTNARTRKGPKRTIAGKKKTPTK; this is translated from the coding sequence TTGGCTCGTATTGCAGGCGTAGACTTACCGCGCGAAAAGCGCCTTGAAATTGCGCTTACCTATATTTTCGGTCTGGGACCCGCATCAGCGCGTGAGATTCTCAAGAAGACCGGAATCAATCCTGATCTGCGCGTTCACAAGATGACTGAAGAAGACGTTGCGAAATTGCGCAGCGTGATTGAAAACGATTACCGCGTAGAAGGTGTGCTTCGCAGCGAAGTTGCCATGAATATCAAGCGCTTGATTGATATCGGCAGCTATCGCGGACTGCGCCACCGCCGCGGATTGCCGTTGCGCGGACAGCGCACCAAGACGAACGCTCGCACCCGCAAAGGTCCGAAGCGGACGATCGCCGGCAAGAAGAAAACGCCGACGAAGTAG
- the rpmJ gene encoding 50S ribosomal protein L36, translating into MKVRSSVKPRCEHCKIIRRNGIVRVICSKNPRHKQRQG; encoded by the coding sequence ATGAAAGTTCGTTCGTCAGTAAAACCGCGCTGTGAGCATTGCAAAATTATTCGCCGCAACGGCATAGTTCGGGTGATTTGCAGCAAAAATCCGCGTCACAAACAGCGTCAGGGATAG
- the infA gene encoding translation initiation factor IF-1, with the protein MTKEATIKVEGKVLEPLPNAMFRVELDNGHKVLAHVSGKMRMHFIKILPGDKVTLELSPYDLSKGRIVYRYK; encoded by the coding sequence ATGACCAAAGAAGCGACCATTAAAGTCGAAGGTAAAGTTTTAGAACCACTGCCAAATGCCATGTTCAGAGTCGAACTTGACAACGGTCACAAGGTATTGGCGCACGTTTCCGGCAAGATGAGAATGCATTTCATAAAAATACTGCCGGGTGACAAGGTGACATTGGAATTGTCTCCTTACGATTTGAGTAAAGGTCGCATCGTTTATCGATACAAGTAG
- the map gene encoding type I methionyl aminopeptidase, translated as MRRLVLLGAPGSGKGTQAKILAASLGLTHLSTGDILREEVRTGTELGIKAKEYMNAGKLVTDALILEMIEARFASDDVRSGFILDGFPRTLPQAEGFDKLAERLELQIDAVVNLEVDSEAIVKRLSARSTCSTCGTIYNDLTKPPKRPGLCDLDNGLLHRRTDDSEMVVRHRLNVYFQQTKPLEVYYRERELIISVQGDNPVEVVTAEIISKLEMAKKKSRMIELKSKSEIAKVAEAGRIVAQAHDLVESMLKPGVETREIDDRVRELIIKEGGVPSFLGYRGYPASTCISINEVIVHGIPGRRKIKDGDLVSVDIGVYKNGFHADAARTFLAGSAGDEKEKIAKIVRESLEAGIAAGKPNGRLGDISNAIQKHAERNGYSVVRDLVGHGVGRALHEDPQIPNYGAAGSGPVLKVGMVLAIEPMINAGTWEIETLEDGWTIVTADRKLSAHWENTYAVTSDGIVALTVSEN; from the coding sequence ATGAGGCGACTGGTCCTCCTTGGTGCGCCAGGGTCCGGCAAAGGCACGCAAGCCAAGATACTGGCTGCAAGTCTCGGACTGACGCATCTCTCAACCGGTGATATCCTGCGCGAAGAAGTTCGCACCGGCACCGAGTTGGGAATCAAAGCCAAGGAGTACATGAACGCCGGCAAACTGGTTACCGACGCGCTGATTCTCGAAATGATCGAGGCGCGTTTTGCCAGCGACGACGTTCGCAGCGGGTTCATTCTGGATGGGTTTCCCAGGACTCTGCCGCAAGCCGAAGGCTTCGACAAGCTGGCAGAGCGTCTGGAACTTCAGATCGACGCCGTTGTTAATCTTGAAGTCGATAGCGAAGCCATTGTCAAGAGACTGAGCGCTCGTTCGACTTGTTCAACTTGCGGTACGATCTATAACGATCTTACGAAGCCGCCGAAACGTCCGGGTCTTTGCGATCTGGATAACGGCCTTTTGCACCGCAGGACCGACGACAGCGAGATGGTGGTTCGCCACCGCCTCAATGTTTATTTTCAGCAGACCAAGCCCCTCGAGGTCTACTACCGCGAGAGGGAATTGATAATTAGTGTACAGGGTGATAATCCTGTGGAAGTCGTCACGGCGGAGATTATTTCGAAGCTGGAGATGGCTAAAAAAAAAAGCAGAATGATAGAACTGAAGTCGAAATCTGAGATCGCCAAGGTCGCCGAAGCTGGCCGAATTGTCGCACAAGCGCACGATTTGGTCGAATCGATGCTCAAGCCGGGTGTCGAAACGCGCGAGATTGATGATCGTGTGCGCGAGCTGATAATCAAGGAAGGCGGAGTGCCTTCGTTTCTTGGTTATCGCGGCTATCCGGCGTCGACCTGCATCTCGATTAATGAAGTGATCGTGCACGGTATTCCGGGGCGTCGCAAGATCAAGGATGGCGACTTGGTTTCAGTTGATATTGGCGTTTATAAGAATGGATTTCATGCCGATGCAGCCCGCACGTTTTTGGCAGGCAGCGCCGGCGACGAGAAAGAAAAGATCGCTAAGATCGTTCGCGAATCGCTGGAAGCAGGGATTGCTGCCGGTAAGCCGAATGGACGGTTGGGTGATATCTCCAACGCAATTCAGAAACACGCCGAGCGCAACGGTTACTCTGTCGTTCGCGACTTGGTGGGACACGGCGTTGGACGTGCATTGCACGAAGATCCGCAGATTCCCAATTATGGCGCCGCCGGATCAGGACCGGTTCTCAAGGTGGGAATGGTATTGGCGATTGAACCAATGATCAACGCCGGAACCTGGGAGATTGAGACATTAGAAGACGGCTGGACAATCGTGACCGCAGATCGTAAGCTCTCTGCACATTGGGAGAACACTTACGCGGTAACGAGCGACGGCATCGTAGCACTAACAGTTAGCGAGAATTGA